TAGTAGTAGGTCGTGCCGTTTTTCACGCCCGTGTCCGTGTAGCCGTTAGCATTCAACTGACTCGCAATCACGGTATACGCTCCGCCGCTGGTCGTGCTTCTCTTCACGTTGTAGGACGCCGCTCCCGGTACTGCGTTCCAGCTCAAGCTCACCTCCGCGTTGCCGCCCGCAGCCTTCAACCCATCCGGTGCGGCCGGAGGCGTCTGCGTCGGGATCTCAGGCAGCGTGTTTTCCGCGCCCGCCTGCGTTTTGACGATACCCGGAACATCCGCCGTCGCATCCATCCTGGTGAACAGCGTCGGCGTCCAGCTAACCGGGCTCAGGCCTCCCTTGCTTTGCGTAATATTGACCTCGGTCCCATTCAGGATCGATCCCGCATCGGTAAATGTCGTTCCACCCAGCACTTGAATGAGCGCTGCCGGAGAAGTGCCCTCATCCATTGCAAAATAGTTGTTTTCCGCGTAGACCTGCGACTCGTATCCGACACCGATTGTATACAGGAACGGATAGCTCGGATCGTTCAACGTTCCTTCGTAGTAGTTGTTGTACACGTGCACCTGACCGTAACGCACGCGCGGCGCACGCTGGGATACGTTGCGGTAATAGTTGTGATGGAACGTAATCCGCTCCTTGCCGCTGTCCGCCGAATAGCCGTCGCTTCCGCCGACGAGCGTCAGCTTGTCGTGATCGTGGAAGTAGTTGTACGATACCGTAATCAAATCCGACGCATTCGTCATATCGAGCGCCCCGTCGTGCTGCTGGTACTGGCGTCCGAAATAGTTCACCCCGTAATCGTCCCGGTTGTCCCCGTCGCTGAACGTGTTGTGATCGATCCACACATGCGTGGCGCCCTTCACCGTAATGCTGTCAAAAGCGGAGTTCCAGTTGCCCGATTCTCCGTCGGTCGGGTCCCATTGCGGGAAGTAATCGAACGTGTCTTGGAACTCGATATTTCGGATGATGACGTTGTCCACGTTTTGAATCATCAGGTTGCCGCCGAGAATTTTCGCGCCCGAACCCGGCAAGCCGACGATTGTCGTATTGGACCCGATATTAATTTTAATTCTATTGCCCTGATTCGCTTCCGAGTTGGCGCGTGCGGTTTCCAGCGGTCCCGAAGGTACCGATGCGGTGCCCCATACTTTCGGATCGTAAGCGGCCAGGTAAGCATTGAAATCGTATGCCGGGTCTTTGTAGTAATCGATGCCGACCGGATTGTCGTTATCATCCACATTCATGTCGATCGTTCCTTTGATGTAGATGATTTTCGGCGTGGCGTTGGCGGCGTTCGTGCCGTTGTTGCCGCCGAGCGCCTGGATCAGCTCGCTGCGCTTCGTCACGGTATAAATATGTGCGGCATCCGCGGCGGAACCGCCCTTCGTTCCGGTAGTGAAGGATCCCCAGCCGTCGTTTGCGGCAAGCACCTGCTTGCCGATGTCCGAAGCGTCGGTATTGATCACATTGACCGTCAAAGGTACGGAAACGGAGTCGAAGTTAAATGCCAGCTTCGTCGTTCCTTCCGGCAGTCCGGCCAGGTAAGATTTTTTGAGCGACACCACATTTCCCGTGATGCTGTAATCCGACGAGCCCAGCGTATTCGCACCGCTCGTGATGCTCTTGAACAATTGGCCGTTATTTTGCAGCATCACCTGTATTTCCGATTGGTTCGCCGCATTTTTATCAAAATTGGACGATGTCGTTGTAACCGCCGGTAAATAATTCATCTTCGGCATCATGACGGGAACCGTCGGATCCCATCCTTTAAACATTTGCGGAATCGTCAGGCTCGCTTCCTGGCCTGTCATCATTGAAGCGATTTGCCGTGCCGACGGATTGGCCCCCGACCCGTAGCTGTTGTATTCTTTGTAGCTGTAACCTTTGCAATCGCCTGCGCACGCGGAAATCCATCCGGCGCCAAGGAATTTTTTCGAATCGATCAGCGTGTTGATAAAGCGGACATTGGCATATTCCTTCCAAGGACGTCCCAAGTCATAGGTGCCTTGGGCGGACGTATCGTCGACGATTTGCGAATTCAGGAACACATACCCGATATCGTCTGCATTCTGCGCCCCCGCCGTAATGTGTCCTCCTGCGGAAGTGCCGCCGGAGGCATTGCTGACAAGCACCAGCTTCACATTGTCCATCACGACCGTCGGCGCTTCTCCGAAAATAAAATCGACGTCGCCCTGTATGATGCTGTTGCGGAAATAATGCCTGCCCTGCTTGGACGCGTTCAAACCGGTATACAACGTGTCCTGATACCCCGTCAGTTTGACCGATTCGAAAGCGGCCTTATCGCTTTTGAGCGACAAAGCGACCGCTTGCGCAACCGCGGAACGCGGACCGGCGCTGTTGGCAATCGTCAGATTGGCCGCCGTAAAATGATCGGCATTGACGGCGACCGTCTGGCTTGAAAACGTACTGCCGGTGTGACCGGGCTGGCCGACCGTCGACGACGTTCCGGCATAATCGCCGTAGACGATGGTGGTGACATCGATTCCCGCACCGATCAGGCTGACGTACGGGCTGCCTACGGTCAATTTCTCGGTGTAAGTTCCCGGCTTGATATAAATCACCGTTCTGGCCGTATTGTTCGTCGGGACCGTATCCACGGCGCTTTGAATGGTGCTGAAAAGCGTCGTGCCGAAACCGTCTGCATGCGGATCCGCGTTTTGGTCCACGGTAAGCACTTTGGCCGGCAGCGCGGCGATTTCATCCGTCGGCGGGCTTTCCCCGCTTGCGTTCACCGCCGAGACCTTGTAATAATACGCAGTTCCGTTCGTTACGCTTTTATCCGTATAAGTCGCTTGACTGACTGTGGCGATCGGATCGTACGTTCCATCGCTTGCTGCAGCCCTGAGCACCTTATAAGCGGTCGCTCCATCCGCCGGGTTCCAGTAAAGCGTCACACTGCCCTCGTCCGCAGCCGCTTTAAAGCCTGCCGGGCTGCCCGGCGTACCGGCTTTCCGTTCGTACGGAACGGACCTCAACTGACCCGAAATCATGCTTTCCTGGGATTGATTGGCCGCCGTCACAACGTAATAATACGGCTTGCCGTTTTCCAGTCCCGTATCCGAATAACTCGTTCCGTTCACATTGGATGCGATCGTCGTATAAGGACCGCCGTTTACGGTGCTTCTTTTGACGTTATAGTAGGTCGCCTTCGTAACCGAAGTCCAGTTCAAATCGACCTTACCGCTGCCGGGTGTGGCTCCGAGAAGCGCCGGAGTGCCTAGTGGCGCGGCCGGCGACGCTTTCACAAGCTCGGAGCCCGGACTGGAACCGCCCATATTGCCGGCAAACAGTTGATAATAATACACGGTGCCGTTGGTTAAGCCCGTATCGAGATAGGTCGTTTTCGTCAGCTTCGTCTGTCCGTTTTGCAAAAGCGGCACAAACGGGCCGTTTGGCGTCGTGCTTCGCTGCAGCGTATAGAAGACGGCACTCTCTACCGGGCTCCAGCTCAAGCCAATTTGGCTGTCTCTGACATCGGCAGTAATCGCCGCCGCCGCAGGCGCTGCAGGAGGCTTCACATCGTTCGGTATGCCTTCCGCCATATTGGAGTAATCGCTCTCTCCGTTCGCCTTGACCGCTGTTACTTTATAGTAATATGTAATGCCGTTAGTGAGTCCCGTATCGGTATAGCTGTTCGCCGAAACGCTGCCGGCTATCTTCGTATACGTGCCGCCGGAAGCGTCGCTCCGGTATACGTTGTAAGAATCCGCGCCGCTGGCCGCATTCCAGGTGAGTTCGACCTTCCGGTCAGCCCCGCCGGCCGTCAAGTTTTGCGGCGTAGCAACGCCCAGCTTATAAGCTTTCACATTGTCCACGTACATGCTGCCCGTGGACGTGCCTGCCGTTCTTGCCTGAATTTTCGATATATTCGTATCGAGAGTGCTGAACTTGTTGTTCCCGTAATACTCTCCGTTAATGAACACATCCGCCGAATTCGTTCCCGTATCGGCGACGAATTTCAATTTGTACCACGTGTTTGCCTCGATCTTTGCCCCTTGAATCTTGGCTGCGAGGAGCGCACTGAGATTGGTCACGCTGAACGAAAGCACCGTTTTGCCGGAGCTGTCGACCAGCTCCAAAGGATAGGAGTCCCCGATCACCTTCGGCTGCATGAAATCAAGTTCGGCGGTAAGACCGGCTTTGCCCGATACCGCAGCGAAGGCATTGGTGAAGCCCCCTCTCCGGCTGGCGTTCGCATTGTCGTTAATCCACAGCACATTGGTCGAGTTGCCCGGAATCGCCGCCGATTTATTGTTGGCCGGCGCCGTTTCCGTGGGGGAATAATATTTATTGGTCAAATTGTTATTGTTAATCACGGTTACGTTGTTAATCAAAACGTCCGCCGCATTGGCAATCGAAACGTATCCGGCCGGCGTATCGCCCAAGGTGCTCGTTTCAAAATCGTCGTTGATCAGGAAAACGCCCGGTTTGCCCACTGTCTGGGCGGAGTCGGCGCTTTCCACGGCCCCTTTCACCGCGCTTACGACATAAAAATACGACGTGTTATTCACAACCGAATTATCTATGTAGGAAGTCGCGTCGCTGACCTTGGCCAGATTGGTATAGGGTCCGCCGCTTATCGTGCTGCGCTTGACGTTATAGTAGGCTGCCCCGGTCACGCTGTTCCAGCTGAGGGAAACCGTTCCGTCGCCCGAAACAGCCGTCAGCCCTGTCGGCGCAAGCACCGTCGTCGGCGCTGCCGGCGTGGCGCTCGCTTCGGCGGAATCGGCGCTTTCGCCCGAAGCGTCGGAAGCGGTAACGACGTAGTAATACGTATTGCCGTTCGATACGGCGGTATCGGAATAAGACGCTGCCGCTGCACCGCCGGAAGCCGTCACGCTGGGGGCGATCGTCGCGTAAGGCCCGCCGCTCGCCGTACCCCGCTTGACGCTGTAGTAAGTCGCGCCGGTTACCGTATTCCAGGTTAAATCAACCTTCGCATCTCCCGCCGCTGCGACGAGGTCGGCCGGAGCGCTTGGCGCGGGATTTTTTTTGTAAACGAGGATGTTGTCGACGGATAAAGTCCACGGAGTACCGTTTCCGCCTCTTGTTGCAATCAGGACCGTTTTCAACGCCGTAGAGCCGGTGGCATTCTTAAAAGGTTGATTGAGCAATTGACCGATGACTGCCGATGGAGCAGCCGTTGTGCTCAAATAATAACTTCCCTTCTGATTATCGAGATCCAATACCGCCTTCAGATAATACCATGTGCTGTTGGAAATGGTCATCGTACCGCCGCCGGGAGCGCTGAACGGACAAAATGTATTGCTTTCGCTATACCAACTGATGGTGGTGCCCGAACCGCTGCAGCCGCTGCTAAGAATCGAGGATGGATTGTTCTTGTTTTGAATGTCGGCGATAACTTTGTCGTTTGTATCCAAAACCTGCAGCAAATAGCTGTTTTTTGTCACATTGGACAAATTAAAATCGTACTCTACGGTAATTTGCCCGGCGGAAATACCCGTTCCGGAAAAAGCTTTCTTAACTCCGACCAACGCCGAAGACGAAGCGTTATTTTCCGTGAATTTCAGCACCTTGGAATTCAGCGTCGCATCGGTGGTCATCGCAATCGTATCGGCGCTCGTATTGATGCCCGACAGCAGCGAAGTAAACCCCGCGATTGTTTCAGCCCCGCTCCCCGGACCCGCCAAAGCGGCCGAATCCGCATACGCACCCTCAAAATCCTCGCCGAACAGCAGCGTAGAGCCTGCCGGCGCCGTCAACGCCGCGCGTGCCGTATCACTGTACAGCGGCACGGAGGTGATCACGAGCAGCGCGGCCATGGCGGTGCTGATCCATTTTTTCATTCTTGTCATGCGTTTCATTGCCGTACGTTTCCTCCCAATCGTCATTTTGCGAAGCAGACTCATTGAAAGCGCTTTATAACAATTCCCTATACATCCCTCCCATACTTGACGCAGTCCGGACCGCGCGGCATACTTGAACGGGCTTGACCGTATTCCTAAGTATGCAGGCAGCTCCCGCCATCCGCTATAATCATTTCCGCTGAAGTTCCATGATTACCCAACAGCCCGGCAGCGCTGGAGTAACGAACTTTATTTAACCTGCAGTCATGCAAGGCTAAAAGAAGTACATCCGCCTCAATAACACCCGATCGGCTTCTCTTTCCGCGATCAGCTTAATTTAACCCGCAGCACAAAAACCCCTTATCGGCTCTTTACCAGCCAAACAAGGGGTTCTCACTCGTCCATTTCCAGCGGTCTATTCACTTGTTCAATTCGGCATATTGCCTGTTCATCTCCTCGATGATCAGGTCGCCGCCTTCTTTGCGCCACTTCTCCAGCTCCCGGCGGAACCCGGCTTCATCCAGCCTGCCCAAAATAAAATCGTACGTCGCATTGGTGACGATGTCCGCAAGGCCGGTCCCTTTTTCCGCTTGCGTCCGGGAAACGAAGGCAGCGGTCGGGTCGCCGACGACAATGCTGTCGTTGTCCTTGATGATGCCGATTATTTTCTCCTGCAGAGCCCCGATCTGCCCCTGACGCAAATACTGAATATCGAACGTTCTAAGCGCATTGGCGTAGCTCTCCACTTCCTGCTCGCGCAGGCGTTTCGTTCCGGGCAGCACGGAAATGGTGTCCGCATCCAACTGCTTGTAGTGGCGGTCCCTAATCCCGTAGGTGATTAAATTGTTCACGTCCTTCGACAGCGTTTTTTCGAAAAAAGCGAGCACCTGCTTCAGTTCGGACTCCGTTTTAACGCTCGCTTTCGGAAAAAGAAGCAGTCCCCCGATGCCGGTGCCGCCCCATGCCCGCTCCCCCTTCGGGCCGCGAATACGGTTTTGGATTTCGACCTTCGCGTCAGGGTTCGTCTCCTGCAGGCGGCTCTGGATGGAAGCGGCGAGCACGTTGCTGATCATCATTCCGGCCTCTCCGGCAATGAAGCGGTTTTCCTGCTGCGTTTTGCTCGTGACGGTAAAATCGGGATTCATCAGCTTCTCGTCGTACAGCTTCTTCATAAATTTCATCGCATTCATATACTCTGCGCTCATAAAGTCCGGAGTCAGCTTGCCGTCTTTCATCCCCCATCCGTTAGGAGTCCCGAAGTAAGTGGCGATGTTTTTGAATGCGCCGTACACCGGATCGTTGCGGTCAATCAGTCCGTAGGTGTCCTGTTCGCCGTTGCCGTCAGGATCGTTATAAGTGAACGCTTTAAGCACGGTATATACATCTTCCAGGGTCTTCGGCTCCGGCAGACCGAGGCGGTCAAGCCAATCCTTCCGGTACTGTATGCCTTGACGGGAAAGGGGACGCTCCAGATAAAGACCGTACATTTTGCCGAAATAGGTGCTGTTCGCCGCAATCGCCTTGTTCATATACCGGTTGATGAGCGGATATTCCCCCAGCAGCGGGCCGATCTCCCAAAACAGCCCGGCCTGCACGCCGTTAACGACCGCAGGGTGCTTCAGATCGGCCGCTCTCACCTGGATGACTTTGGGGACCGCTCCCGTTGCGATGGCCGACACCATTTTATCGGTGTAAATGTTGTCCGGAACCCAGTTGAAGGCAAGCCGGGTTTGCGTCAATACCTCCAGCGGCCGGATCAGCGTATCCTTCGGCGGTTCTCTGTCCGTTAAATCGAGCATCATGCTGATCGACGGACGGGCATTCAGGTCGCCTGTATTCATGCTGCCCCCAGGGCCGCTTGCGCCGCCGGATCCGAACGTACAGCCGGTCAGCATGGCGCAGGCGATGGCTGCCGCGCAAGCTTTTTTTCCGGGTCCCGGCCATTGATGCTTGGTCATCCGGCTCCCCCTTTCGAAGCAAGTCCGTCGTCGGCACTTTGCCGTATTTCGAGTTCGCGGAATTTGCCCGGGCTTACTCCTTGCGTTTTTTTGAACGAGCGGATAAAGTTTTGCGGGTTGTTGTAACGAAGCTTTTCCGCGATCTCCTTGATCGTCATATCCGTTTCCCGGAGCCACCGGAGGGCGAGCTGATGGCGGTGCTGAGCGAGATAGGCGCTGAACGGAATACCCATGCTTTTCTTGAAAATCGAACTGAGATAGCCGGGATTGTAGTGGAGCCGGTCGGCGCACGATTCGATGGTCAAATCCGTATCGTATTCCTCGTGAACGATTTTGACGAGCTCCTTGGCAATCGCCAGATAACGCGCTTCCGACTGCTCGTCGATAAGTGCCATCAGCGGCGCGATCAGCTTGGTCCGGAACCACTCCGCGCCTTCCGAGGCAATGTCGAGTTTGAACAGTTGATCGAACAGCGATTGCTGCTCGATCGGTGTATAAAGCTGGATGGAGAAAACGCCGGCAAGCCCGAGCAGGTTCATCAAGAGCCGCAATGCGTTGAACTGCACATCGTACGGATGGGCATTGCCACGCACAATTTCCTGCACCAGCCGCTCCAAAAGCGGCTCCGCCTGCAGCTTGTCCTGCAGCTTCACTGCGTCAAACAGCTCCTCCTGCAGCGCATATGGATAACTGAAACGCAGCGCTTCAGTCCCGCCCAAATCGGAAAACCGCACGATGTCGGCTTCCCCAAGCGCAGAGCCCCGTTTCAGCGAATCAAGCGCTTCCTCATAAGCTTCCGGGAGCTCCGACCAACGGGCGCCGGTACGGCTGATGCCGATTTTAACGTCCACATCGAGCATGTCCTTGATTTGATTCCGAATGGTACGGGCAGCCGCAAGCGCATCTCCGTCCAACTGCCCGCTGCCGTTCAGCACCGTCAACTGGAACCGGCCGAGCACGATCGGCTGAAGTCTGACGTTCTCCGGCAGCAGTTCTTCGACTATGTTATTGATGGAAAATAACAGCAAATCGCAGTCTTTTTCCTGAAAACGCGTGCCGGACAAGCTGCCGATTTGCAGCGCCAGCACGCAAAACGCCGGAAAATCGCTGCGCATGCCGAAGCTCTCCAGCCGCTCCGCGATTTCCTCCTCTTTCATCCCGCCCAGAAACAGCTTGGCCATGAAGAAGGCGCGAAGCGTTTCCGTGTGGCTGCGCAGCTTGCTTTCCAGCTCCTGTTTCGTGTCAAACAGCGCATGAACCTGCTCCCCGATGAACTGAATTTCGTCCACCAGCTTCTCCGTGCCGGTCCTTTGGCGCGAGACGACACTTCTGTAAATATCGTAAATCGGGCGGTACAGCCTCCTCGACCCGTACCAGGACAAGACGATAAATACGATCAGAAGTCCCAGGCATATGTAAAATGTAAACCAGCGGATTTCGCGCACCGGCGCGGTCAAACGGTCTGCGGTGATGACGGAAAAATAACTCCATCCGTTGTAGTCCGACTTCCGGTATGTCACGACGAGCCGGCTGTCGCCGACGTTCAAGTCGAACCCCCCGGAACTTCCCGGCGAAAAAAGGGCCGACGACCGCTTCAGCGATGGTTCCAGCCCTTCGGAGATGAAGCCCGTGCGAAAAACACCCGCGCCATTCTCATCCAGAATGACCAAGGCCTCCTGATCGCTGCCGGCCGAAAATAAACGGCCGAGGCGGCACGCCGGAATTTGCACGACGGCCATGCCGCTGCTTTTATAGGCGGTTAGCGGCAGCTTTTTCACCAGATTCACAATCGTCGCGCAGTCCTCCGCACTTGGGGAAGGCAAATCGCCTCCTGTCACCCAAGCGGACGGAAGCGGGAGGTCCGGCCATTTGACCACAGGGTTGGCCGCAGACCAGGCATCGAGCCGGAATAGCCCCTCGTTGTGAATGAGCCAGTTGCCGGCCGTGCTGATCAGATACATGTCGCCAATTCCGCTGTCCAGCCGCTGAAGGCTGTTCATTTCGGTTTTCAGCTCGTTGAACATTTGATATTGATCCGGTTGCAGCGGTTCGTTCAAAGCGTCTCCTACGAGTCCCGAACCGAGAAAATGAGTTACCGCCTGGTCGACCACCTTCAGCGTATGCTCCACATTAAGCTGCGTCTGCTGAAGATTGAGCGCCTTCTCCTCGGCCACCTTCTGCAATACGATGCCCGACGATTTGGCATATGAAAAAAAACCGAGCAAAATGACGGGCAGCGAGGAAACGATAAAGCACCATACAACCAATTTGATATAATAGCGGGCCGGCCGTTTCATCAAGTGGCTTCGTTCCTTCCGTTCGAGTCGGAATGAAATCGATTTCCGTTATGTGCTCATATTGTATCACAACTGCCAACCGGCCGACAGAGGAAGAACGGGAACCGCTGCACACGGACAACACGTCTTGCTAATTAGACCCTCCGCCACCACGCCTTGCCTTATACGCCCGCAGACGCGATACGTCGGTCCAATGTGGCGAAAGGCTCCATTACTTCATCCGCTCCTCCAGCGATTGCTCCAGTGCGTGACGAATAGCCGGATACTTCCCGGTTAACTCGAGCAGCTGCTCCCGCTGCAGCGAGAGCAGCACCGTCGGCTTGATCGTGGTGATGCCCGCCGTCCGCGGGATATTGCGCAGCAGCGCAATCTCGCCGAAATGATCGCCGTCCTCCAGCACGGCCACGCGTTCCGTTCCTTTCGTTACGGCTACGCTGCCCCGGACAATGATGTAAAATTTATCCCCGGCCTCCTGCTCGCGGATGACTGTCCGTCCGGCATCGTATCTTTCGGTGACGAACAACGAGGAAACAGGCGCCAACTGCTCCGCTGGAATGCCGGCGAAAAAGGGCAGCATCGACAGCCGCCCGCTCTCCACCTTGGCCGAAAAGCCGTCGCCGGACAGCTGGAAGCCGTGCTGCTTGTCCCACATCGACCGGTACACGCCGTTCAGCCGCATAAGCTCCTCATGCGTACCGATCTCGGCCGCATGCCCATTCCGGAAAACGACAATTCGATCCGCAGTCGTTACCGATGACAGCCGGTGCGTAACCGTAACGATCGTTCTTTTGCCTCGAAAACTGTCGATAAGCGCGTTGATCTCCGCCTCCGTGGCGGGATCGAGAGCCGAAGTAACCTCGTCAAGCACGAGCAGCTGCGGGTTTTTCACCAGCGCCCTCGCTATGGCGATGCGCTGCCGTTGTCCTCCGGACAAGTTCGCCCCGAAATCTTTAATGGCCGTATCGTAGCCCTCGGGCATTCCGGCAATGAAATCGTGAATTTGCGCCGCTTTGGCCGCCTCCTCGATTTCCTCGGGCGTTGCCCCGGCGCTGGCTAACCCTATATTTTCACGAATGGACGTATTAAAAAGAAACGAATCCTGGAACACCACTCCGGTAAGCCTGCGAAAATCGTCTTCGTTAATGCTTCGAATGTCGCTGCCGTCCACCGTCACCGCGCCTCGGACCGGATCGTAAAACCGGAGCAGCAGTTGAAGCGCCGTGCTTTTTCCCGAGCCGCTCGGACCGACAAATGCCGTAAGACCGCCCGCCGGAACCTGAAGCGAAAGATTGCGAATCACCGAAGCCTGATCGTCGTAACCGAACTCCACTTCCTTAAAGGCGATCGCTTCCCGTATTGCATGAAGCCCGATCTTC
The window above is part of the Paenibacillus hamazuiensis genome. Proteins encoded here:
- a CDS encoding extracellular solute-binding protein, which codes for MTKHQWPGPGKKACAAAIACAMLTGCTFGSGGASGPGGSMNTGDLNARPSISMMLDLTDREPPKDTLIRPLEVLTQTRLAFNWVPDNIYTDKMVSAIATGAVPKVIQVRAADLKHPAVVNGVQAGLFWEIGPLLGEYPLINRYMNKAIAANSTYFGKMYGLYLERPLSRQGIQYRKDWLDRLGLPEPKTLEDVYTVLKAFTYNDPDGNGEQDTYGLIDRNDPVYGAFKNIATYFGTPNGWGMKDGKLTPDFMSAEYMNAMKFMKKLYDEKLMNPDFTVTSKTQQENRFIAGEAGMMISNVLAASIQSRLQETNPDAKVEIQNRIRGPKGERAWGGTGIGGLLLFPKASVKTESELKQVLAFFEKTLSKDVNNLITYGIRDRHYKQLDADTISVLPGTKRLREQEVESYANALRTFDIQYLRQGQIGALQEKIIGIIKDNDSIVVGDPTAAFVSRTQAEKGTGLADIVTNATYDFILGRLDEAGFRRELEKWRKEGGDLIIEEMNRQYAELNK
- a CDS encoding helix-turn-helix domain-containing protein, producing the protein MKRPARYYIKLVVWCFIVSSLPVILLGFFSYAKSSGIVLQKVAEEKALNLQQTQLNVEHTLKVVDQAVTHFLGSGLVGDALNEPLQPDQYQMFNELKTEMNSLQRLDSGIGDMYLISTAGNWLIHNEGLFRLDAWSAANPVVKWPDLPLPSAWVTGGDLPSPSAEDCATIVNLVKKLPLTAYKSSGMAVVQIPACRLGRLFSAGSDQEALVILDENGAGVFRTGFISEGLEPSLKRSSALFSPGSSGGFDLNVGDSRLVVTYRKSDYNGWSYFSVITADRLTAPVREIRWFTFYICLGLLIVFIVLSWYGSRRLYRPIYDIYRSVVSRQRTGTEKLVDEIQFIGEQVHALFDTKQELESKLRSHTETLRAFFMAKLFLGGMKEEEIAERLESFGMRSDFPAFCVLALQIGSLSGTRFQEKDCDLLLFSINNIVEELLPENVRLQPIVLGRFQLTVLNGSGQLDGDALAAARTIRNQIKDMLDVDVKIGISRTGARWSELPEAYEEALDSLKRGSALGEADIVRFSDLGGTEALRFSYPYALQEELFDAVKLQDKLQAEPLLERLVQEIVRGNAHPYDVQFNALRLLMNLLGLAGVFSIQLYTPIEQQSLFDQLFKLDIASEGAEWFRTKLIAPLMALIDEQSEARYLAIAKELVKIVHEEYDTDLTIESCADRLHYNPGYLSSIFKKSMGIPFSAYLAQHRHQLALRWLRETDMTIKEIAEKLRYNNPQNFIRSFKKTQGVSPGKFRELEIRQSADDGLASKGGAG
- a CDS encoding ABC transporter transmembrane domain-containing protein, giving the protein MFVLKSIVRLCRPYYGVLAILLICIGLETAYGALSPLSFKYLIDDAFLPKNIDMFLLVLGLLLGGGVLFIASGVVSDYLLSKMSENILYDLRTRLFTHMTKQSLDFYANFEQGSLMSRVTSDLMTVDGAVSGTAPRTMRELLGLAIGLYLLTELNWQLALAMASGFILLFLSPNLLRKRASDSSAAYRSVQDAYIGAVDEVLKGHRVIKGLHLKDYILARLDRHMRSMLAAGFRVTFAFSLLHRIPLTAFMMLNAGVITFGGYLIFQDKLSIGAFIAFYTIFLQVGQSVASFSQLVPSLIQAEISFRRIDEVLRYESKMIAADGKIGLHAIREAIAFKEVEFGYDDQASVIRNLSLQVPAGGLTAFVGPSGSGKSTALQLLLRFYDPVRGAVTVDGSDIRSINEDDFRRLTGVVFQDSFLFNTSIRENIGLASAGATPEEIEEAAKAAQIHDFIAGMPEGYDTAIKDFGANLSGGQRQRIAIARALVKNPQLLVLDEVTSALDPATEAEINALIDSFRGKRTIVTVTHRLSSVTTADRIVVFRNGHAAEIGTHEELMRLNGVYRSMWDKQHGFQLSGDGFSAKVESGRLSMLPFFAGIPAEQLAPVSSLFVTERYDAGRTVIREQEAGDKFYIIVRGSVAVTKGTERVAVLEDGDHFGEIALLRNIPRTAGITTIKPTVLLSLQREQLLELTGKYPAIRHALEQSLEERMK